ccatcaccaccaacCCTCCGCCAACACTCGCCAATCTGCGGCGCTTAACTCCGCCACCTTCTCCAGCCCGACGCACACTCAGATCACTGCCGGTAAGAGAGGAAAACCGATTCATATGTCAGGCCTATGCAAGCAAGGAACATAATTTACTCTTCAACTCACTCTTTACAATCTGCCTCAATCCCTTAACAAGTGTGCCCTAGTcataaccatagactgtgtaTAAATATGGACAATGCATCTCCATCTCCTTCCATTGTAGGACCAAAATACTCCCATGACGGGTGCTGACATATTGCGCAAGTGGTGATGTATTTTGGAGCCAAGAAGGGGTTCTGGATGGTGGACCCTCATAATTGTAGTCCCGCCCCTTCCACTAACCGCAGCACATGTTTAACTTATCGATGAAATAGCAAAGATCACACAGATTTACACAGtttacagcagaacagattcttctGTCAGagtgaagcagacactcacagttaTGGATAGGTACAGTGACTCTCTCCTCCAACCATTCCTCCTCTCGAATTAAACTGTAGTAACCTCTTTGCATCTAAAAACATAGCTTTATAATCCTGTTTTGAATCAAACCTTTATTCTATACATACACAACATAGCATAGCATCACTCTCCAGTGCTCATGTGGTCAGAAAGAGCCAGACATACACCAACCCTACAATTAGTGGTTGACATCCTTTAGCACCTGAGCTACCGCCCCAGCTTTAGTATTGAGAAACGACCCCGCTGCAGTCTGTGTATGAGCTCAAACACAATCCATTAAGCAACCACTCAGACTTTAATATAACTGTGTGACATATTCTGGAAAACAGGAAGCTAACGGATTAGTCAGACGTGTCTTTACATGGGAACTGTGTTGCTGTTGCTCACCATGTCAATCTATTTGTTTTACACTCGCCATGACATGTCTACTCTGAAAATGTCCTGCTTTACAAAATAGGTATCAAATAgtttttcaagcttttaaaagaCGTGTGTTGGTCAATGACTTTACATGATTAGTCCAGGTTGAAACAGATACAAATGTAGTGGTTATTTTTTGAATTGAAGAGAAACCCATTTCCCTCTGGAGGTATTGATATAGAGGTGGTGACTACATGAGATCATCTTTCTCTGGAAGCAGCTCAGCATCTGGTTCAATGTGGAAGACACATTTAGTTATTTCCCTGTATTAACTGTTCGTGAGTAAAGACAACACCCCATGAGTTAATGTGCATGACCAATTTATTCAGAAAAATTAGTCGGAGCTCCTTGCCTTTTAAGGGTACACCTGCACTCCCACAGAAAGGCTTCAAAACGTCTGTATGGCAACATAagttttaaagcttctgtgaggtttttttttagctggttgTGAAACAGATTGAGCTAAATACAGATCCTATAAATGACCTACAAGGCAAACAAGAGTTagtcattttctctcatgtccaaccatgaaaacacaacagagttTGTTGAACAGCTGACTTCTTCTGCCCGATAAAAAACTCGTCTCTGATCAGCGGTTATTAGACTGATACATCGGCTACTGATGCCAATATTTTAGGACGTGCCGATTTCTGTGAACAGGGCCAAAATCGACCGATACAGATGTTGAACTGATGCATCCCTAATTTCCATATTGTTATTTTCTAATTCAGGAACTCGTGGCTGCAGGGTTGGTGAACAGCATATAGTCAAGCtgctttttttgcattttccatGGCAAAGACACATGGTGACTGATATGTTTGAATATTAGAAGACATCAGGATGAGCTTGTTCATCAGACTGGCTCTAACCACCTGTGAGAAAGAGGTTTTTACCAACGGTTAGTTCAAGTTCCTCTTAACGGGGAAACGTGGACCTGGACACAAACATTAAGTGTTCCTCCTTTTGATTTTCTGAAAGGGAAGATTTATCAGTACAGAGCTGAACGAAAAGCATTCAACTtcgtgtgagaatgtgtgtgtttgcgcatCTAGATGCATCAAACCTCACTGTTCCTCTTTGTGGTTTTTGTGAGATCCATtgtggtctgtgtgtgtatgtgtgtgtacctgttagtgtgtgtgtgttgcggtTGCTGTGGATACTCTATGCGGCACCAAAAGACGGTATCTGTTCCTCTTCTGCTTTCAGTGGTACGacgctgtttgtgtgtgacttttttttttttttgcatttgcatgccAGTAAGTGAGGAAGTAAGTTATTACTTAAGGAGGAAATGAGAGTCAGCTGACAGGAAGAGCTGctgtgagaaaaagaaatgttgcaAAAGTACAACTGCTTTTAAATGTAACCgtcagacaaacaacaacatccaaATTCGGCCTTGAAAGAAATATGGGGGAGGCATCCAAATCCAACACAATTAAAGCACACAATGTATGAGCGGTACTAAAAACTGCAAAAATCAGGTGTAATAAAAATGTGATGTGCAAAGTCCAAAAAtgttaaacagagtgtaaagcTAAATTATTGAAGCTATTCAATTAGTTATTGAATATGACAAGTATTGGTGCATGTCTTTAAAGGAAGCAATTATACGTTTGTTTTGCAGATATTCAGCTATTCTTTAGACTGGCAAGCAGCTGAGACATAAACCAAGTCAAAATTgtagagcagaggtgagagacagagaggaacatGCTGCAGAGCGCTCTGTGCTCCCTGCtctcaatgtttttctgatccctcttaaaaatgaaaatagcaACAGGAAACCGTTATTAGGCCATTACAGCCCTcactctcttttcctctctcttcccctttcgtctcttttctttcctccgTCATCAGGCACCCTGCTcctctttcatttctcttttttacaaTCGTCTTCCCTTCTTTCACTTCTCACATTTTCCAAACTCTGAGTAATAAATACTGCACGATCATGTAGCGCACTGACTGGTTGTGTGAAGTGTCCATGTGCATATGCTTCGCTGTGTCGGTCATCACATGTGTGGCCGTGCAGTTAAAGTCTCTGCTGCCAAAACACTTAACAGAGCTCATAAGAGAAGTAAAATACACAGAGTGGTGTAGCATGATGAAGCCTTTTCTACCTTTAGATTACAGCTAATAATAGTATTCAACTACTTCCTATCTAACATTACATAGCATGAATTTTATTGTGTAAGTATTAGTTTTTCAGACACTTAAAGCTGATAGTAATATTGTTAATGAAACCTTGAATGACCCATTAGCTATGAAACAAATACAGAGTGAGGACTGCAACACACGTTGAATTTGCTCCATATCACCCAGGTCACACTATAAGCATCACTTATAGGAAACACTTTTCTATGTGTTCAAGTTCTCTGCTTTAGGCAGCCAGTCGTCTGTGACTCCTGCCCCACATTAGTGCTCTCTGCCAGGGGAGAAAAGCGAGGAAAGGAGGGGGCTTGGCACAGGGCCTGGCCGTCACCACCACCCAgatacaccacacacacacaaaatgcaaTGCTTGGGAGAGCTCTTGGCTAGACTTGAAAAGCCTTCATTGACGTCTCGGCTGCTGTGTACAATTTGCTTCCTCgtctgtctgcacacacacacacagacacacacacacacagacacacacacacgtgtacgtCTGCAAGTCTGTGGGTGATCAGCGCATTTATTAGACTATGGGGAAAGACTGGATTGAATGAAagaactctcacacacacacacagccctccCTTTTATCCGTCCACCCACACACTAAGTTAATtgcttcctctccttcatctttctttcttctgatctttttcattttctgtcttaaCATGAAGTTCATTTAAATCAGCCTTTGTTTAACAGACGTTTCCATacaattcaacatgtttttaatacaCTCGTACATATTTTTCTCGagcacaaatcaaaacatggaTTTTCAAGTTGAAGGCTTTCTGAATGAATCTTGCTGTGGCATGTTTGACCTGAGCTTGTGATGACTGAAAaagtttaactttattttacttattCAAACTGTGGTTCTGACAAAATAACCCTGGTTATGTTATAGTGACGTCATCAGGGTTTACTCAGTAGGAAGCGAGGTCTAATAGAAGAGAAGGGCATTTTGAGTTGCATTATGGGACATGTAGTATACAGTTAATTGTTATAAAATCAACAATATAATGATATTTTTTCTGACATGTGAAGTCAGAATCCACCTCTCACATCATTGAACTTTTTCCGATTAAAACCCCTCCTTTAGAGATCTAAAGGCATGAATgaatcatttctctctctctctctttctcttagATTCCAGACAGATGCAGTCGTCTCCGTCTTGGTCCTACGACCAATCATATCCCTACCTTGGCCAGATTACCACGCCCACCGTCCACACAGCCAATCCCCTTTCGCCTGGTCGCTCCTCGCTCAGTGACCTGTCCTCACGACTCACAGGTAGAGCACCGAAGCTTGCACACACGAAACAAACAAGATGTAATTTAATTAGGGCTTAACCTCTGACCTTTCCCTCTCAGGTCCTGATCTCACAGCTTTTGGAGACCCCAGGATGACCTTAGAACGACCTTTCAGCTCCCTCCCATCCTTGCCTGACTCCCGCTTCTCCGATCCTCGAGTCCACTACCCTCCGACAGCTGCCGCCTTCACCTACGCGCCGTCTCACAACCCTGTCTCCAACGGCGCCCTTGGCATCACTATGGCAACGGCAATGGCAACCACTCCAGCGGGGAGGTACCACACATACCTGCCTCCTCCCTACCCGGCAAACACCCCCCACCAGGCTCAGAATGGTCACTTCCAGTCCACCTCTTCGCCGTACCACCTGTACTACTCCACTGCTGCTGGGTCGTACCAGTTTTCCATGATGGCGGGGGGAGGAGGCAGTGGTGACTCGCGCTCCCCGCCAAGGATCCTGCCACCGTGCACCAACGCCTCCACAGGCACCTCTCTCCTGCACCCCTCTCTGCCCAATCAGAATGAAGGAGTGGGTGTGGAGGTGGAGTCCAGCCACAGTACCTCGCCGACAAACATGGTGGCAGCAGAAGCTGTCTGGAGACCGTACTGAATACGTCACAAAGGATGCACTTGTTTAGGGAGGCTACCTGGTCATGTGATGACCAAAATCATTAAACAGGGAAACAAACACCAATCCTACAACAGCATGTGATTACTAACACTCATATCAGTGAAAGAATAAGGAAAGTCTGGTGTTTATTCTTCTCTCACTAAGCCCATCAAAAGGCAAAAACATCAATTT
The sequence above is drawn from the Labrus bergylta chromosome 24, fLabBer1.1, whole genome shotgun sequence genome and encodes:
- the runx1 gene encoding runt-related transcription factor 1 isoform X2 gives rise to the protein MASNSIFESLSSYQSAFKRDPAPGRRYTPPSTTLASGGKMAEALPLGAQEAGGGAALVSKLRMADRGMVEVISDHPGELMKTDSPNFLCSVLPTHWRCNKTLPIAFKVVALGDIPDGTLVTVMAGNDENYSAELRNATAAIKNQVARFNDLRFVGRSGRGKSFTLTITVFTNPPQVATYQRAIKITVDGPREPRRHRQKMDEVKPGTLAFSERLTELEHLRRNSMRVTPPHHHHHQPSANTRQSAALNSATFSSPTHTQITADSRQMQSSPSWSYDQSYPYLGQITTPTVHTANPLSPGRSSLSDLSSRLTGPDLTAFGDPRMTLERPFSSLPSLPDSRFSDPRVHYPPTAAAFTYAPSHNPVSNGALGITMATAMATTPAGRYHTYLPPPYPANTPHQAQNGHFQSTSSPYHLYYSTAAGSYQFSMMAGGGGSGDSRSPPRILPPCTNASTGTSLLHPSLPNQNEGVGVEVESSHSTSPTNMVAAEAVWRPY
- the runx1 gene encoding runt-related transcription factor 1 isoform X1, translated to MNPGAFSNSGPLSWAMYLMRKGRTGSGLFDPAPGRRYTPPSTTLASGGKMAEALPLGAQEAGGGAALVSKLRMADRGMVEVISDHPGELMKTDSPNFLCSVLPTHWRCNKTLPIAFKVVALGDIPDGTLVTVMAGNDENYSAELRNATAAIKNQVARFNDLRFVGRSGRGKSFTLTITVFTNPPQVATYQRAIKITVDGPREPRRHRQKMDEVKPGTLAFSERLTELEHLRRNSMRVTPPHHHHHQPSANTRQSAALNSATFSSPTHTQITADSRQMQSSPSWSYDQSYPYLGQITTPTVHTANPLSPGRSSLSDLSSRLTGPDLTAFGDPRMTLERPFSSLPSLPDSRFSDPRVHYPPTAAAFTYAPSHNPVSNGALGITMATAMATTPAGRYHTYLPPPYPANTPHQAQNGHFQSTSSPYHLYYSTAAGSYQFSMMAGGGGSGDSRSPPRILPPCTNASTGTSLLHPSLPNQNEGVGVEVESSHSTSPTNMVAAEAVWRPY
- the runx1 gene encoding runt-related transcription factor 1 isoform X5, whose product is MVFLWDAKYDPAPGRRYTPPSTTLASGGKMAEALPLGAQEAGGGAALVSKLRMADRGMVEVISDHPGELMKTDSPNFLCSVLPTHWRCNKTLPIAFKVVALGDIPDGTLVTVMAGNDENYSAELRNATAAIKNQVARFNDLRFVGRSGRGKSFTLTITVFTNPPQVATYQRAIKITVDGPREPRHSRQMQSSPSWSYDQSYPYLGQITTPTVHTANPLSPGRSSLSDLSSRLTGPDLTAFGDPRMTLERPFSSLPSLPDSRFSDPRVHYPPTAAAFTYAPSHNPVSNGALGITMATAMATTPAGRYHTYLPPPYPANTPHQAQNGHFQSTSSPYHLYYSTAAGSYQFSMMAGGGGSGDSRSPPRILPPCTNASTGTSLLHPSLPNQNEGVGVEVESSHSTSPTNMVAAEAVWRPY
- the runx1 gene encoding runt-related transcription factor 1 isoform X3 is translated as MVFLWDAKYDPAPGRRYTPPSTTLASGGKMAEALPLGAQEAGGGAALVSKLRMADRGMVEVISDHPGELMKTDSPNFLCSVLPTHWRCNKTLPIAFKVVALGDIPDGTLVTVMAGNDENYSAELRNATAAIKNQVARFNDLRFVGRSGRGKSFTLTITVFTNPPQVATYQRAIKITVDGPREPRRHRQKMDEVKPGTLAFSERLTELEHLRRNSMRVTPPHHHHHQPSANTRQSAALNSATFSSPTHTQITADSRQMQSSPSWSYDQSYPYLGQITTPTVHTANPLSPGRSSLSDLSSRLTGPDLTAFGDPRMTLERPFSSLPSLPDSRFSDPRVHYPPTAAAFTYAPSHNPVSNGALGITMATAMATTPAGRYHTYLPPPYPANTPHQAQNGHFQSTSSPYHLYYSTAAGSYQFSMMAGGGGSGDSRSPPRILPPCTNASTGTSLLHPSLPNQNEGVGVEVESSHSTSPTNMVAAEAVWRPY
- the runx1 gene encoding runt-related transcription factor 1 isoform X4, coding for MNPGAFSNSGPLSWAMYLMRKGRTGSGLFDPAPGRRYTPPSTTLASGGKMAEALPLGAQEAGGGAALVSKLRMADRGMVEVISDHPGELMKTDSPNFLCSVLPTHWRCNKTLPIAFKVVALGDIPDGTLVTVMAGNDENYSAELRNATAAIKNQVARFNDLRFVGRSGRGKSFTLTITVFTNPPQVATYQRAIKITVDGPREPRHSRQMQSSPSWSYDQSYPYLGQITTPTVHTANPLSPGRSSLSDLSSRLTGPDLTAFGDPRMTLERPFSSLPSLPDSRFSDPRVHYPPTAAAFTYAPSHNPVSNGALGITMATAMATTPAGRYHTYLPPPYPANTPHQAQNGHFQSTSSPYHLYYSTAAGSYQFSMMAGGGGSGDSRSPPRILPPCTNASTGTSLLHPSLPNQNEGVGVEVESSHSTSPTNMVAAEAVWRPY